The sequence AGGATCGAGCATCAAACAGGCGTTTAGTCAAAGAAAAAATGCGTATTCAAAGACCCTTTTGCTAGACATTGATTGCGTGATCCCTAATATTGTTAGGCGTTTGCTCTCTGAAAGAGCACTCCCTAAAAAATTTGCCACTTATAGCTTGCAAGAAGTGGGCGTTATTTTCCTTACCACTCAAATTTTATCTATCATGCGCAAAACCCATTGCTCTAAAACGCTTTTTTTTATCACTAGGGGCAGAGAGAGTTTCCGCTACCAGCTGTGCGATTATTACAAACAAAAACGACACCAATTTGATGAAAATTTTAAAGCCTTGTTAAAAACCCTAAAAATCGCCATTGTAGAAAAATACCCCTTTAAAAAAGGAGCTAAAATCCAAGGCGAACATTGTTTTGAATATGAAGCAGATGATATTATCTCTTTTTACAAAAAGAAAAACCCTGAAAATTATGTGATAGCTAGCATGGATAAGGATATTTTGTATTCCAATAGAGGCTCTCATTTCAGCCTCAAAACAAACGCTTTTTTTAATGTGAGTAAAAAAGAAGCACAGTTTTTTGCTTACTACCAGTGCATTGTGGGCGATAAGGGGGATAATATTAGGGGGGTTAGAGGGATTAGCGATTCTAACTATAAAGAATTTTTAAACGAGCATGCCAAAGAGCATGAGCTGTGGGAACAGATTATTCAAGCTTTCAAAATCAAAGAAGATTTGAGCGATAGCGAAGCTAAAGAAAAGGCTCTATTAAACATGCGTTTAGTCAATATGCACCAAATGA comes from Helicobacter acinonychis and encodes:
- a CDS encoding 5'-3' exonuclease yields the protein MLDIDCVIPNIVRRLLSERALPKKFATYSLQEVGVIFLTTQILSIMRKTHCSKTLFFITRGRESFRYQLCDYYKQKRHQFDENFKALLKTLKIAIVEKYPFKKGAKIQGEHCFEYEADDIISFYKKKNPENYVIASMDKDILYSNRGSHFSLKTNAFFNVSKKEAQFFAYYQCIVGDKGDNIRGVRGISDSNYKEFLNEHAKEHELWEQIIQAFKIKEDLSDSEAKEKALLNMRLVNMHQMIRHGVIKLWEPEFKKAFFPKKSKPQKPNFKRIS